The Candidatus Poribacteria bacterium genomic interval TTACTGCATGAGGCACTCCTCAAGTTAGGTGGTATTCCAAAGAAGATCTTAGTGGTTCCACCGGATATAACCCGACTCCATTCAAATGCTGGCGAACTCACCCAAATCCTCTATGAATTGTGGGACACAGCAAACGGCACAACTTTTGATATCCTCCCCGCTATCGGGACACATGCCCCAATGACTGAAGCACAGATTGATGAAATGTACGGCGATTTGCCCAAAGCGACATATCACATCCATCACTGGCGGACTGGGTTATACCACTTCGGTGAAGTCCCATCTGAATTCGTTCAGGAGGTTTCGGGCGGCAAACTTGATTATAGCATTCCTGTCGCTGTAAACCGCCGTCTTGTAGAGGGGGAATATGAACTTATCATCTCTGTCGGACAGGTGATTCCACACGAGGTTATCGGTATCGCCAACGGATTTAAAAACATCCTTGTCGGTGCAGGCGGGGTTGAGATGATTAACAAATCGCATTTCCTCGGTGCTGTAGACGGCATGGAACGCCTGATGGGGCAGACGGATACCTCTGTCAGGAGAGTGTTGAATTACGCACATACCAATTACCTAAAACAACTCGGCATCCTGTATGTCATGAGCGTCATGGATGCCGATGCCTCTGGAGAACGCGTGATGCGTGGACTTTACGTCGGTGACGATGCCCACACCTTTGAAACTGCTGCAGAATTGAGCAGGTCCGTTAATATGACCTTCTTAGATGAACCGCTATCGAAAGTGGTCGTCTACTTGGATCCGCGGGAGTTTAAAAGTACGTGGCTTGGTAATAAGGCGATCTACCGTACACGGATGGCGATGGCAGACAACGGTGAGTTGATCATCATCGCGCCAGGGTTACGTGAATTCGGCGAGGACACTGAAATTGATCGATTGATCCGAAAATACGGCTACTGCGGCACACCCGCGACACTCAATGCCGTCTCAGAAAACGCTGAGTTACAGGAAAATCTCTCCGCCGCTGCACACTTGATTCACGGTAGTACTGAGGGACGTTTCAAGGTCACTTATGCAACGGAATACCTCACCCAAGCCGAAATTGAATCGGTTGGCTACGAATGGGCACCTGTCAATGAGGTGCTCGCTGAATACAACCCCGAAACGCTTGTTGATGGATTTAACGATGGCGGCTTTTTCTTCATCAGCGAACCCGGACAAGGGTTGTGGGCACTACGCTCTCGGTTTAGTGAGTAGATGAACTTTCATATAAAGAAGGAGAACAGCGTGCAACCGTTCAAAATTATCGTCGAAAAACATACTGATGGTTATGTCGCCTACCCACTT includes:
- a CDS encoding lactate racemase domain-containing protein produces the protein MSMYIAHGGKNTVITTEEKHALLHEALLKLGGIPKKILVVPPDITRLHSNAGELTQILYELWDTANGTTFDILPAIGTHAPMTEAQIDEMYGDLPKATYHIHHWRTGLYHFGEVPSEFVQEVSGGKLDYSIPVAVNRRLVEGEYELIISVGQVIPHEVIGIANGFKNILVGAGGVEMINKSHFLGAVDGMERLMGQTDTSVRRVLNYAHTNYLKQLGILYVMSVMDADASGERVMRGLYVGDDAHTFETAAELSRSVNMTFLDEPLSKVVVYLDPREFKSTWLGNKAIYRTRMAMADNGELIIIAPGLREFGEDTEIDRLIRKYGYCGTPATLNAVSENAELQENLSAAAHLIHGSTEGRFKVTYATEYLTQAEIESVGYEWAPVNEVLAEYNPETLVDGFNDGGFFFISEPGQGLWALRSRFSE